Proteins found in one Sorghum bicolor cultivar BTx623 chromosome 1, Sorghum_bicolor_NCBIv3, whole genome shotgun sequence genomic segment:
- the LOC8085682 gene encoding probable serine/threonine-protein kinase PIX13, whose product MGNCCGSADADGKPPSRPPTKGPPPKTTTWAPPTPKPSDGGGGAKQETGGGDDPPCTGPGRVLEAPRLREFTLAELRQATRGFKPEMVLGEGGFGRVYKGWVDERTLNPAKSNAGVIVAVKKLNPESVQGLQEWQSEVNFLGRLSHPNLVRLLGYCGEDRELLLVYEFMSKGSLENHLFRRGGNLEALSWSRRLKIATGAARGLAFLHSSEKQVIYRDFKASNILLDSDYTAKLSDFGLAKNGPSAGKSHVTTRIIGTYGYAAPEYVATGHLYVKSDVYGFGVVLLELLTGLRAHDLNRPSHQHNLVEWAKPYLSGAGKLKSLMDQRIDGQYNTKAALRAARLAGKCLTGDPKSRPSMDDVVAALEDIEAPQQGAGGHRDLPPRPGARRS is encoded by the exons ATGGGGAACTGCTGCGGCTCCGCTGACGCAGACGGGAAGCCGCCGAGTCGTCCTCCCACCAAAG GGCCGCCGCCGAAGACGACGACATgggcgccgccgacgccgaagccgagcgacggcggcggcggggcgaaGCAAGAGACGGGAGGAGGAGACGATCCTCCGTGCACGGGTCCCGGGCGGGTTCTGGAGGCGCCGAGGCTGAGGGAGTTCACGCTGGCCGAGCTGCGGCAGGCCACGCGCGGGTTCAAGCCGGAGATGGTGCTCGGGGAGGGCGGCTTCGGCCGGGTCTACAAGGGCTGGGTCGACGAGCGCACGCTCAACCCGGCCAAGAGCAACGCCGGCGTCATCGTCGCAGTCAAGAAGCTCAACCCGGAGAGCGTCCAGGGCCTGCAGGAGTGGCAG TCGGAGGTCAACTTCCTGGGTAGGCTGTCGCATCCCAACCTGGTGAGGCTGCTGGGCTACTGCGGCGAGGACAGGGAGCTGCTCCTGGTGTACGAGTTCATGTCCAAGGGCAGCCTGGAAAACCATCTCTTCAGAA GGGGTGGAAACTTGGAGGCGCTGTCGTGGAGCCGGAGGCTCAAGATCGCCACGGGCGCGGCCCGCGGCCTCGCCTTCCTGCACTCGTCGGAGAAGCAGGTCATCTACAGGGACTTCAAGGCGTCCAACATCCTCCTCGACTCG GATTACACTGCGAAGCTGTCGGATTTCGGGCTCGCCAAGAACGGGCCCTCCGCCGGCAAGTCGCACGTCACGACCCGGATCATCGGCACCTACGGCTACGCGGCGCCGGAGTACGTCGCCACCG GGCACTTGTACGTGAAGAGCGACGTGTACGGCTTCGGCGTGGTGCTGCTGGAGCTGCTGACGGGGCTGCGCGCGCACGACCTGAACCGGCCGAGCCACCAGCACAACCTGGTGGAGTGGGCTAAACCCTACCTCTCCGGCGCCGGCAAGCTCAAGAGCCTCATGGACCAGCGGATCGACGGCCAGTACAACACCAAGGCCGCGCTCCGGGCCGCCAGGCTCGCCGGCAAGTGCCTCACCGGAGACCCCAAGAGCCGCCCTTCCATGGACGACGTCGTCGCCGCGCTCGAGGACATCGAGGCCCCGCAGCAGGGGGCCGGAGGACACCGGGACCTGCCGCCGCGGCCCGGAGCGCGCCGCTCGTAG